Genomic window (Alteromonas pelagimontana):
GCGAGCCTACTTTTAACCCTTCTGCTTCCAGCTCCCGAAGACGTTGCCAGTTTGTGGGAGTATAGTGCGATGTATCGATAGGCGTTTTAGCGCAAAGACGGAATTTGATATCTTCAACAAACTGCAGGCGGGCATTGCGTTCCAAACGCTTCGCATGAAAAGATAAGTGCCGCCTGGCTTGCCTTTTATCTTTTAAAGACAGCCACTTCTCACCTGGCACGCCCAACGTCCCTACCTCAAGCTCAGTACATAACGAAGCCTGCACAGCCGTTGCAATTTGCGCATCCCACGGCAAATCTTTACCTTCCACCAAATCAGTGATGACAAACAAAGTAGGTTTGGCATTATGTGCAAGCAATACAGGAATAAGCTGTTGAGTTTGGTCTTCGTAGCCATCGTCCACTGTAAAACACACGTAGTTCTTCGATGGATTTAAAAAGGTAGATGGAGACAGCAGTTCATCAATGCTGATAAATTCGCAATGATGCTTCTTTAGCAGTTTCATGAATCTGGTAAGCATGGACAAATCCACCCCGTTTAAACCATGGTTACCTTGAGGGCGATGCAGGGTAAAGATGCAGACATGTTGACTGAGCGTTTTGTTAAGAAGCCAGTTAAGTCCACGACTTAAAAAAAGCGAATGTATCAATTCAATCTTCCAACTACATGATTAAAGCTTGTACTGTTAGCATTGCCTGCAATATTAAATATTCGATGTAGAGCGATAACTAGAATGGTACCCGCTAAGGGTACATTAATTACTACCGAAATCATCAATCAATTAATCAGATTGAGCCGTTCAATCTTTTTGCATATAAAGCGTAAGACTATACTGATAAAGTAGCGCCCAAGCAGCACAGAGAATTAATGTACAATTTTCTAAAACATTTAGCGAAACGTCCACCGGCTCTCAGGTGATATTAAATGCTATATTAGTAGCAACCTGTTATAGGTAACGCGCACAGGAATTCAAACGTACCATAATACCGGCAGTAAGCATATATATTTCCTTTTGGCCCTGGAGCTATTACAATGTGCCGGTGATAGAAGGAATTAGGCGGTTGAGAGTAGATCCTGTTCTGCTGCTAACGGCTATAAGTAATGGGTACAACGATGGCGTTTTGCTATCAATAGATGTAAGCACTGAGTGTAAAGTAGGAATTATGGCAAACATAAACGCGATGACGGTTGATCTGGAGGAATACTTTCAGGTCGAAGCATTCGCAGACGATATTTCTGTAAATGACTGGTCGAAGTACGAGTCTCGACTGGCTATTCAGATGGACAAGCTGCTAGGCGTGTTTGCTGATACCGATGTAAAAGCGACTTTCTTTACCTTGGGCTGGATTGCCAAGGCCCATCCTGAGCTGCTGAAGCGTATTGTCGCCGAAGGGCACGAAATTGCCAGTCACGGTTACATGCATCAGCACCTTTCCAAGCAGAATGCTGACGTATTTTTCGAAGACATTACCAAAGCAAAAGCCTTGTTAGAAGACATAGTAGGTATGCCTGTAAAAGGTTATCGTGCACCGTGTTTCTCAATTAGTGCCGATAACGACTGGGCGCACGACTTAATTGCCAAAGCCGGTTACGAATACAGCTCCAGCAGCTATCCGATTAATCACGATTTATATGGTGTGCCCAAAGCACCGCGTGATGCTTATCGGTTGGAAAATGGGCTTCTGGAAATTCCTGTTACCACCGCGGTATGGCACAACCGGGTGTTTCCAGCCGGAGGTGGTGGATATTTCAGGCTACTACCCTTTGCCGTGTTTGATTTTTTGTTCGGAAAAGGGCAGGAAAATCGTATTGCCAATTTTTACACGCATCCCTGGGAGTTTGACCCGGAGCAACCTCGCATTGAAAGTAACTTCAAATCGAAGTTTCGGCATCATGTAAACCAGAAATCGGCGCTCACGAAACTTACGAAATTGTGTAGTAAGTATAATTGGACAACGATGGCCGACGCCTATCTGGATAAAGAGCATCCGACGCTTGGTAACTGGCCAAGTGTAGCGAACGGCGACTACTGATTCCTGCTAAGCCACATCCGGTAAATAAAGGGTTTAACGATATTAAGTCCTTTTGCCGGATGGCAGAATATGCCACATTTTGGCTCCTGCACATTCCCCCAATCGGCTTTATAATCTTCATCACCGCGTAAATAATCAATGCAAGTAACGCCAAGCGCGTTCATGTGCTGAATGATTTCATTGAGCATAATAATACCGGGTGAATGGCTACGTCCCACCTCAGAGGTGA
Coding sequences:
- a CDS encoding XrtA system polysaccharide deacetylase → MANINAMTVDLEEYFQVEAFADDISVNDWSKYESRLAIQMDKLLGVFADTDVKATFFTLGWIAKAHPELLKRIVAEGHEIASHGYMHQHLSKQNADVFFEDITKAKALLEDIVGMPVKGYRAPCFSISADNDWAHDLIAKAGYEYSSSSYPINHDLYGVPKAPRDAYRLENGLLEIPVTTAVWHNRVFPAGGGGYFRLLPFAVFDFLFGKGQENRIANFYTHPWEFDPEQPRIESNFKSKFRHHVNQKSALTKLTKLCSKYNWTTMADAYLDKEHPTLGNWPSVANGDY
- a CDS encoding polysaccharide deacetylase family protein, with product MLTRFMKLLKKHHCEFISIDELLSPSTFLNPSKNYVCFTVDDGYEDQTQQLIPVLLAHNAKPTLFVITDLVEGKDLPWDAQIATAVQASLCTELEVGTLGVPGEKWLSLKDKRQARRHLSFHAKRLERNARLQFVEDIKFRLCAKTPIDTSHYTPTNWQRLRELEAEGLKVGSHTCSHSPLSTLSKDDIRAELIASREILEKNLQAPSAVFCYPVGMSEDVDDRAREIVKELGYKGALTSEPGYFVRRSMRENLFDVPRLSLPASLNTAVRYVSWLEKMRAVSA